From Mus musculus strain C57BL/6J chromosome 8, GRCm38.p6 C57BL/6J, a single genomic window includes:
- the Defb1 gene encoding beta-defensin 1 precursor: MKTHYFLLVMICFLFSQMEPGVGILTSLGRRTDQYKCLQHGGFCLRSSCPSNTKLQGTCKPDKPNCCKS, translated from the exons ATGAAAACTCATTACTTTCTCCTGGTGAtgatatgttttcttttctcccagaTGGAGCCAG GTGTTGGCATTCTCACAAGTCTTGGACGAAGAACAGATCAATACAAATGCCTTCAACATGGAGGATTCTGTCTCCGCTCCAGCTGCCCATCTAATACCAAACTACAGGGAACCTGTAAACCAGATAAGCCCAACTGTTGTAAGAGCTGA